GTAATGTATGAACCTACATTCCACCAATACCGAATAGGATGGTAAGAAGTGCCTTCATTCGTGGTTCCATTTGCAATCGCCATACTATAGCAAAAGGGATTGCCAGCAATACTACGTCTTGGACGAATGACACGGCTCCAGTAGCCATGAAAAGAGCCCTCTCACCACTTATGCAGTGGCCCCCTGTTTCTTGATTCCAAAAGTACTGCGGTGGCCAGCATTGGAATGTATTCGCCACGAGAGCTGCCAACCCCCATGCCAGAATAAAGACGGCGAGGAATAATGTAAGAGGAAGCATTCTCTTCACGGATCCCAGCAGCCTCCGAAGAAGCATAATAATGGACAGCTTGATGCAAACCTGGGAGGCTGGCCAAAATTCTTGGGCTATCCAATACATCTACTATCAGTTAGTGAATGTGTCGCTTCAACGGTGCGGAACTCATGCCATTGTTACCCGATGAGCAGTCCTCGACGGCAGAGTCGAAAGGTCCACTCCAGCGCCTTCCAATGCCGCTAGTTCGGTCAATACTGGTGCCGTTAGCTGTAGAGATTGTTGCACGTACCGATCACGGCTGTTATGGTAATGCCATAAGACAATACCAGTCCAAACCCTAGGAATACATCGCTGACATCCAACTTCCCGGTGCCAAGGCACTGGCTATACAAGCGGAGAAGGTAAAAGAGCGTAGCTACCACAGCCCCAGTGATCGAGAGGGCGATGAGTAGCCGGCTCCAATATTCAGGACTGGTCATCAGCTACCAGTGTGCTCCATTCGTAGGAAAGGGTTTCCAGTATAACGTCGTAGTAGTAATCTCGTGCTTGGTGGCCGAAGTACCACTTGCATGCATCAGGAAACTACATAGCTTAGCAAGACCAACAATTTAAACATATTTACACGGTAGGATAGCCTGTAATAAGGAGTCCGAATCGTAGTATCGAGAGCGATGACTTGAATCTCGGACAGCGGTCATTGGCAGTTAATCAGTTCCCTATTCTTCTAGAAGTCGTGATGTCACGCTTTTAAGGCCTGATGGTGAACTATGGACAGCTGAAAGGTCAAAATAAACACATAGTTTTACTGTCAGAGTGTAACCGACTCGGTGATTGGTTATCCAGAAATCCCGGGCCGTGGTGCAGGTAAGTGTAGCTTTTTACCAAGCTGTCTCATGCCCGATTAGGGTACTGGGAGATATCGGGGAGGTCTCATCCAACGTTCCGCACCACCATCCGACTAGGATTTGACTTCGTTTATTGATGTTTTCCATGGTTCCAATGATAACATGTAAGTACGGGAGCCAAGTCCGCATCGAATGCACTGGATCTACTGTTCCggtattattaattatcttcCAGCTGATCCATCGCCGTCTTCGTTGTACTCGCAACCTTTCCAACGTCACCCCCCTGATCGCTGATCTGACTCAGACGCTCCTTCCAGAAGTTCCATCGTTCAGGGCACAGCTTGGCTGGTCCCTGGTACAATGTTCCACCAGCCATAATCCgctcttccttgttctctgCAGCCAGAGTCTGCTGTCGCAAAACAGGCCCACCATGTTGGAGCCATTCCTTAGCCACAGCAATGTCGCATTCCACCTTCCTCCCCGACGATTCTTCCTCGAGAGCATCGCGGAGAGCCCATACGCCGAGAACGGTCCATGGTGCAAGGCTGATGCTGAGTAGACGTGCGACGAAAGAATTAAGGTTGATccattctttgattttctcttCGGCTTCGTTGCCTGTTGGATTGACTAAATTTCCATTAGCATACTTTGCTCTTCTGCTTATGACCCGTGAACACGTACGGTTCCAAGCTTCTCTCATCTCAGGCCCCAGAAGTGGTAGGTCCACCCAGAGCTTGGTATCATTCTAGAAGTTTTTAGTCCAATCCAAACCGATCAGGGATGTCGGAAGACTCACGCCCCAAATCTGTATCGTCGTAGGTGGTATCTCGGTCAACGCCTTCACAAGTTCCACCAACCGCTCCTGCGACGGGCTATCACATGGAATCTGTCTCGCGACATTGATAACGATATTCCAGAATTGCCAAAGCAGGTTCTCTAGACCGTCCGCTTGAGAATCCGACAGGAGTGGAGCTGCGAATTCATGGATACTCTGTGCCGCTGTCGAAGCTGTGGTTGAGCTGGAAGGTTGGGCATATTCATCCAATATCGCAAAGATTTGTTTCTCCTGCTCTGAAGGCGATTCGATCCTCGAAAACAAATTTAGAGAGGCCATTTTACGTACAGTGAGTATTTTCGTGTATGCCGAAGAGGACACGAAGGCAGAAAGACACGATTTTATAACACCAACTTATCAGGCGGGGTTTATCGGCTGATTGCACGCATGAATCATAACGCGCCTTCTAGCCACGCGCTGATCTGATCTGCAGCATTGAGTGGATATGATTGGGGCTGGTGGGTTTAGTGTCGGTCGATGGACTCCATTTTACTAGGGCATGCTTGGCAATGGTTGGTTTATTGGTCTGTCCTGCAAGAAGCTGCATATTCGTCAAATTAACAACAATACATGATCGCCAATCACAAAtcatatcttcctcttcgctctGCACTTGCAGCTTTCCGACGTCATATCAGATTTAGACATGTAACCCTGCCAAGTTCAATGACATTTCCCACAACTTCGCCTGTTTTGCCTCATCATACACCCACGGCGCATATCCCTTTCCAGCAGTCCCAGTGCTCGGGTCGTATTTCTCTGCAATTTGACAATCTTCAAGATATTTCCCGCCCTTTCCTTCTAACTCCTTTGCTACCGCCGCCCAAACAGTGGTAGCAGCCCCGTGCTCCGAAGTTTTCCACACACTCGATATCGCATCATCCTGATCCCATGCGTCCTTCTGTTCCTTGGGAACATACTGCTGTAGCCCAGTCCTAATGCCACCAGGGTGAACACTAAAAGCATGAAGGCCCTGGGACCCATATCGCCTCTCGATCTCATTGGCCGTCCAGATGTTTGCCGTCTTGCTCTGACCATATGCTCTCCACGGTTCGTAGATTCCCTCCAGATTGATATTATCAAAAACAGGTTCACCATAACGATGCGCCAGGGAAGAGACATTGACAACACGCGAGTTGAACTCCGGGGTTGAGGAAGCCAGCAGGATAGGCTTCAACAGGTAGAAAAGGGTAAAATGGCCTAAGTGATTGGTACCGAATTGAGTTTCGAACCCATCTTGCGTCCGACCCTCCGGTGTCGCCATGACTCCTGCATTGTTAATCAGGACATTCAATTGGGAGCTCTTGGACAAGAACTCTTCCGCACAGGCTCGGACACTGGCCAGCGAGTTGAGGTTTAGGGTCAGGAGATGGACGTTGGGTTTCTCGATGAGGTCCCCTAACGCTTGttcggccttcttcaaaTCACGCGCGGTGAGATAGAGGGTAGCCCCGGTGACGGACAGGGCACGGGCTGTGTCGATGCCGATGCCTGACGAGCAGCCAGTGATGAGGATAACTTTGTCCTGGAGTTTTCCTTCTAAACCATTGTTCTGAATGATCTCCAAAGCGGTGGGATGGCAATTGGCACCGCTGGAGCTTTTGAAAGTGCTGCTGGTGGTAGACATCTTGATTAAATCGTTGTGTTATTGGTGTTGGGCTGAGCATATATATTGCGCAAGATATGTTCAATTTGATGTGTTGCGGTCAATGGCTCTACAAAGCATGGATTTGTCGCCCTTTTTATATTCACCAGTATGCCTAGCATCATTCCAATCCTTACAGTTGACGTTGCAGTGCTCCATAGCGGAGTTAGATCGTCCTTAAAGCCGTCAGTCTCTTGAATAGCATCATCTTTAGGGTCCACATAGATGCGGATACACGTGCGGCCGCACGCTACCGCTGACGATATGTACCAGACGGCAAAATATGAAATCTTGGCGTTTTTCATTCGGCCACGCACTGGCTTCCCTGGTCTAGGAATAGTGTCAGTAATAGTATGGCTCTCAGTCTCTGAATTGAGCCCTGTATATAGTTTGTCAGCTGACTGATGACTATTGAGCGATCACCTGACGCACAGCCATATAATGGTTTTCTGTCTATTACATAGTtggatcaatcaatcatctaTGTCGCAGTCTACCATCTCTATCATATTTTTACACCAGTAGACTGGTCACTGATGAAGCAATGCAAGTGGTTCTAGCGATTCAAGTAATTCAACCGATTTAGACAACATCAGCAATTTACAACGTTACAACTCAAGCCAGTCAAGCAACCTAAGATTACGGAGACTTGGGTGGAATTAACACCAGGCGGTGCGTGGCTATTGGTATTTTTCGAACGCTTCTTAATCTGCCTTGCCCGGCAGCCTCCGCCGACGGCCGCATGCTTTCTCCCA
This window of the Aspergillus flavus chromosome 8, complete sequence genome carries:
- a CDS encoding putative short-chain dehydrogenase; translation: MSTTSSTFKSSSGANCHPTALEIIQNNGLEGKLQDKVILITGCSSGIGIDTARALSVTGATLYLTARDLKKAEQALGDLIEKPNVHLLTLNLNSLASVRACAEEFLSKSSQLNVLINNAGVMATPEGRTQDGFETQFGTNHLGHFTLFYLLKPILLASSTPEFNSRVVNVSSLAHRYGEPVFDNINLEGIYEPWRAYGQSKTANIWTANEIERRYGSQGLHAFSVHPGGIRTGLQQYVPKEQKDAWDQDDAISSVWKTSEHGAATTVWAAVAKELEGKGGKYLEDCQIAEKYDPSTGTAGKGYAPWVYDEAKQAKLWEMSLNLAGLHV
- a CDS encoding uncharacterized protein (of unknown function-domain containing protein); this translates as MASLNLFSRIESPSEQEKQIFAILDEYAQPSSSTTASTAAQSIHEFAAPLLSDSQADGLENLLWQFWNIVINVARQIPCDSPSQERLVELVKALTEIPPTTIQIWGNDTKLWVDLPLLGPEMREAWNLNPTGNEAEEKIKEWINLNSFVARLLSISLAPWTVLGVWALRDALEEESSGRKVECDIAVAKEWLQHGGPVLRQQTLAAENKEERIMAGGTLYQGPAKLCPERWNFWKERLSQISDQGGDVGKVASTTKTAMDQLEDN